In one window of Zingiber officinale cultivar Zhangliang chromosome 11A, Zo_v1.1, whole genome shotgun sequence DNA:
- the LOC122031444 gene encoding uncharacterized protein LOC122031444, giving the protein MKALLSKYGVVHRISTPYHPQTNGQAEVSNREVKAILEKTVGPDRKDWSKRLDDAKSRHLLVEIEHRAYWTVKACNFDTSTSGEERKLQLQELEEIRLEAYENSQIYKQKTKNFHD; this is encoded by the coding sequence ATGAAAGCTTTGCTGAGTAAATACGGGGTTGTGCATAGGATTTCTACTCCCTACCATCCACAAACAAATGGGCAGGCTGAAGTATCCAATAGGGAAGTTAAAGCAATTCTTGAAAAGACTGTGGGTCCAGACAGAAAGGACTGGAGCAAAAGACTTGATGATGCAAAATCTCGTCATCTACTAGTGGAGATTGAGCATAGGGCATATTGGACAGTTAAAGCATGCAACTTCGATACTAGCACTTCTGGAGAGGAAAGGAAATTGCAACTTCAAGAACTTGAGGAGATTAGACTGGAAGCCTATGAGAATTCACAGATTTACAAGCAAAAGACTAAGAACTTTCATGACTAG